The genomic DNA ACCGCCGAGGACGTGCGCACCGCCTCGTTCCCCCTCGTGAAGGAGGGGTATGCGGTGGCGGAGGTCGATGCCGCGCTCGGCCGGGTCGAGGATGCTTTCGCGGCCCGAGAGCGCGAGCGCGCCGTGCGCGCCCGCGGAGCGGGAGCCTGGGTGGAACAGGCCAGGGCCGATGCACAGGTGATCCTCGACCACCTCGCGCGTCCGCGGCGTCATCGGTTCGCCCGCACCGGAATCCTCACCTTCGGGTACCGCGTCGACGAGGTCGATCACGTCACCTCCCGCATCGTCCGGTACCTCCGCGACGGCGACGCGCTGACCGCCGAACAGCTGCGGTCCGCGGCGTTCCGCATGCAGCGCGGCGGCTACCGCGAGGAGCAGGTCGATGCGCTGCTCGACGCCACGATCGACGTCATCCTGGCGGTCCGCTGAGCCTGCCTGATGGCCTGTTCAGGCAGGTATGCGTAGACTGTCCACCATCGTGAACTCCCGAAACGACATGATTCCCGAACGAAGCGACGCCGCGCTGGTACCCGCAGCGACGGCTACGTCCGCCTCCCGAGGCACGCGACGCTGGTCGCGTCGCCGGGGTGTCGCCGGTGTCTTCAGCTCTCTCGCGGTCGTCGGATTCGCCGCCGCGATGGTCGCTCCGACCGGCGTCGCCCTCGCGCAGCCGGTCGCCACGGAAGCTCCGGACTCCGTGTACGCGGCGGCTCTCGCGGACACGCAGAACCTCACCGTCACCGTGGAAGGCGCAGCGATCACGCCGGTCGAGCGCGGGTCCTTCGAGGTGTACGTCAAGCCGAAGCCCAAGCCCAAGCCGAAGCCGGCGGCTCCCGCGAGCACGCCGTCGTCCGGTTCGCAGGGCGGGTCCTCCGGCGGGGGTCTCCCGCCGTACAGCGGCGGCGGTGCGCCGGCGGAGTGGATGGCCGCGGCCGGCATCGCTCAGGGCGACTGGCAGTACGTCGACTACATCGTGTCGCGGGAGAGCGGGTGGAACCCGAACGCCACCAACTCCTCCTCCGGTGCCTGCGGGCTCGTCCAGGCTCTTCCCTGCAGCAAGGTGCCCGGCAACGGCTACAACCCGGTGGACAACCTGCGCTGGGCCACCGGCTACGCCACCGGTCGGTACGGCAGCTGGGCCGGCGCGTACAACTTCTGGGTCACCAACCACTGGTGGTGAGCCGGCACCATGCCCCGCTCACGTCGTCGTCCTTCCGCGCGCCCTGAGGGCGAGGATTCGTTCGATCGCCTCCTCGCCGGGTGGAAGCGCACCGAGGTGCGTCGTGGCGTGGAGTGGACGGTCCAGCCGGTCTCCGCCGTCCAGGCGCAGAAGGCCTACGTCTGCCCAGGCTGCGGCCGGTCCGTCGACCCCGGGACGGCGCATCTCGTCGCCTGGCGGGCGGATGGCATCCTCGGCGAGGCGGCGGCGCTGGCCGACCGCAGACACTGGCACACCCCCTGTTGGAGGATCGCATGACCATGGAGATCCGCGGACCGCTCGAGCTCCCCGCGACGCGTGAGGACATCGAGCTGCACACCGCAGACGGGCTCACGCTGGTGGGCGAGCTGGCGGTGCCCGAGACGGCCGCCCCGGTGGCCACGCTGGTGACGCTGCATCCGCTGCCGACGGCGGGCGGCTTCATGGACTCGCACATCATCCGCAAGGCGTCCGCACGCCTGCCTGCCCTGGCCGATCTCGCCGTCCTGCGGTTCAACACGCGCGGCACGACGTCGCCGCGCGGCACGAGCGAGGGCGCATTCGACGGTGGGGCTGCGGAGCAGTTCGACGTCGCCGCCGCCATGGACTTCGTGCGTGACCGCGGATTGCCTCGCCCCTGGCTCGTCGGCTGGTCGTTCGGAACGGAACTCGCGCTGAAGTACGGCGCCGACCACGACATCGAGGGCATCATCCTGCTCTCGCCGCCACTGCACCGCGCGACGGCGGAGGAGGTCGCCGCTTGGGGGACGACCGACCACCGCGTCGTCATCCTCGTCCCCGAGCTGGACGACTACCTGCGCCCCGCCGAGGCCCGGGAGCGGTTCGCGAGCATCCCGCACGCGCAGCTGATCGCCGTCGACGGCGGGAAGCATTTGTGGGTGGGGGAGACGCAGACGAGGCGCGTGCTCACCGAGATCGTCGCCGCGGTCAACCCGTCGGCCCTGCCGCTGCCGACGCACTGGCCCGTCGAGGGCTGACGCGGAGCGACGGTCCGGTCACCGCTCGTTCATGCGGGGGATCAGCACCTGCCGGTAGATGATGAGGATGCTGGCCGCCACGGGGATCGCGATGAGCGCGCCGAGCAAACCGAGCAGGCTTCCTCCGGCGAGGGCGGCCACGACCACCACGGCGCCGGGCACCGACACGGCGCGGCTCATGATCCGCGGCGAGATCACGTACGCCTCGATCTGCATGTAGATGAGGTAGTAGATCGCCGCGGCGAGAGCCGTGCCGGGGGAGCCGAGACCGGGGATCAGGCAGACGAGGACGATGATCGTCGAACCCGTCAGGGTGCCGACGAGGGGGATGAGCGAGAAGAAGAAGGCGACGACGGCGAGGACGGCGGGGAACGGCGCGTCGATGATCGTGAGGTAGATGGCGCTGAGGATGCCGTTGATGACCCCCTGGCTGACCTGCCCCATGACGTAGTAGCCCACGGAGTCGGTGATCTGCTCGGAGAGGTCGATGAAGCGGTCCCGCTTGGACGCCGGCACGAGCTGGTACACCGCGCGCTTGAGCGAGGGGGTGGAGGCCGTGAGGTAGATGGTCAGGATGAGCACGATGAAGGCGCCGAACACCCCGCTCAGCACGGCCCCGCTGGCGACGAGCACGCCTTGACCGATCGATCCGCCGATCTCGGCGAGGTTCGTCGCCAGCCAGTCCTCGACGTAGGCGAACACGTCGTCGACGCGGAGGTTGGGGAAGGTCTCCTGGATCCACGTGCGCAGGTCCTCGATGGCGGTTCCCCGCTGCACGATCGCCGTGATCTGCGCGATGAGCTGGGAGATCTGGTCGACCAGCACCGGGAGGACGATGAGCACGATCCCGCTGAAGACCGCCAGCACGGCGACGATCGTGACCAGGACCGCGAGCCAGCGGGGCAGGCGCCGTCGCTCGAGGAACGTGACGAGCGGATCGAGCCCGAGGCTGAGGAAGAGAGCGGTGCCGATGTAGAGCAGCACCGTGGAAAGCGTCTGCACGCTGCTGATCAGCACGATGCCGAGGCCCACGCCGAGTGTCGCCACGAGGGCGGTGCGGAACGGGTTGTGGATCTTCATGCAGACTCCTCGGAACGGCTGCAGCAAGGCTACCCATGACCGGCCACGACGCGTCGCCGACGTGCCGCAGCGTCGCCAGGGGAGGGGCCTCGTGGTCAACACACAGGTGA from Microbacterium paraoxydans includes the following:
- a CDS encoding DivIVA domain-containing protein, which produces MNDSGAVINDDGVDTSARSMAKPAFALTSGRTKGYHRAAVDTFLASARQAFEGGGDDLTAEDVRTASFPLVKEGYAVAEVDAALGRVEDAFAARERERAVRARGAGAWVEQARADAQVILDHLARPRRHRFARTGILTFGYRVDEVDHVTSRIVRYLRDGDALTAEQLRSAAFRMQRGGYREEQVDALLDATIDVILAVR
- a CDS encoding transglycosylase SLT domain-containing protein — protein: MIPERSDAALVPAATATSASRGTRRWSRRRGVAGVFSSLAVVGFAAAMVAPTGVALAQPVATEAPDSVYAAALADTQNLTVTVEGAAITPVERGSFEVYVKPKPKPKPKPAAPASTPSSGSQGGSSGGGLPPYSGGGAPAEWMAAAGIAQGDWQYVDYIVSRESGWNPNATNSSSGACGLVQALPCSKVPGNGYNPVDNLRWATGYATGRYGSWAGAYNFWVTNHWW
- a CDS encoding alpha/beta hydrolase codes for the protein MEIRGPLELPATREDIELHTADGLTLVGELAVPETAAPVATLVTLHPLPTAGGFMDSHIIRKASARLPALADLAVLRFNTRGTTSPRGTSEGAFDGGAAEQFDVAAAMDFVRDRGLPRPWLVGWSFGTELALKYGADHDIEGIILLSPPLHRATAEEVAAWGTTDHRVVILVPELDDYLRPAEARERFASIPHAQLIAVDGGKHLWVGETQTRRVLTEIVAAVNPSALPLPTHWPVEG
- a CDS encoding AI-2E family transporter, with protein sequence MKIHNPFRTALVATLGVGLGIVLISSVQTLSTVLLYIGTALFLSLGLDPLVTFLERRRLPRWLAVLVTIVAVLAVFSGIVLIVLPVLVDQISQLIAQITAIVQRGTAIEDLRTWIQETFPNLRVDDVFAYVEDWLATNLAEIGGSIGQGVLVASGAVLSGVFGAFIVLILTIYLTASTPSLKRAVYQLVPASKRDRFIDLSEQITDSVGYYVMGQVSQGVINGILSAIYLTIIDAPFPAVLAVVAFFFSLIPLVGTLTGSTIIVLVCLIPGLGSPGTALAAAIYYLIYMQIEAYVISPRIMSRAVSVPGAVVVVAALAGGSLLGLLGALIAIPVAASILIIYRQVLIPRMNER